GGGGGTTGGGGGTTGGGGGTTGCAGGTTGCAGGTTGGGGGTTGGGGGTTGGGGAGAAGTTAGCGTCGCTGCGCTCCTGATGTGTGGTTCATGGGTTCAGGGGTTCAATAGCCGCTACGCGGCTTTCAAACGCTGCTATGCAGCGTTCAAGCACCTCACTGCGTTCGGTGTTCAATTCCAGATATGCGGATTTGAATGGGTGACCTCTTTTTTGAACACTGCGTAGCAGTGCTGGAATGCTGAGCGCAGCGAAGCCATTGAACGGCACGAAGTGCCGCTTGAATTATTAAACGCCACTTCGTGGTGTTCATGAACCGCTGAGCGGTATTCCAACGCCTGACGGCGTTCAAACCCCATTTCATGGGGTTCAAGCACCTCACTTCGTTCGGTGTTCAATTCCAGATATGCGGATTTTAATGGGTGACTTCTTTTTTGAACACTGCGAAGCAGTGCTGGAATGCTGAACAAAGTGAAGCAATTGAACGGCACATAGTGCCGCTTGAATTATTAAACGCCACTTCGTGGTGTTCATGAACCGCTGAGCGGTATTCCAACGCCTGACGGCGTTCAAACCCCATTTCATGGGGTTCAAGCACCTCACTTCGTTCGGTGTTCAATTCCAGATATGCGGATTTTAATGGGTGACTTCTTTTTTGAACACTGCGAAGCAGTGCTGGAATGCTGAACAAAGTGAAGCAATTGAACGTCACGAAGTGCCGGTCCCTCGCGTCTTCGCCCGTTTCACCGGATCCAGTTCCATTTTACGGAGAATGACGGTTTGGGGTGTTACTTCGATGAGTTCATCCCCGGCGATGAATTCAAGACACCGGTCGATATTCATTTTCCGGGCGGGTCTGAGGGGAATGGTATTATCGGAACCGGATGCCCGCATATTGGTGAGTTTTTTTTCACGGGTGATATTGACGGGGAGATCTTCCGAGCGGTTCCGTTCGCCGATAATCATCCCGGCATAGACTTCCATACCCGGTTCCACAAAAAGTTCACCACGGTCAGCCATTCCCTGGCAGGCATAGGCGGTTACCCGGCCCGGGCGGTCGGCTAAAATCGCGCCATTCGTCCGATGAGGAATACTCCCAAACCACGGGGCATACCCTTCAAAAAGGGTATTCATAATGCCGGCACCATTCGTATCGGTCATAAACTGACTCCGAAAACCAATAAGTCCCCGGGATGGGATGACAAATTCCATATCCACCCGTCCGTGTCCTAAATTCTCAAGATGCATCATCCGGCCTTTTCGCTCAGAAAGTTTTTCCGTCACTACCCCTACCTTCTCTTCCGGTATATCGATAAATACCCGCTCCACCGGCTCCAAAATTTGCCCGTTTTCTTCCCGGGTGATCACACGGGGTTTGGAAACCATCAATTCGTATCCTTCCCGTCTCAGGGTTTCAATAAGGATAGCCATCTGTAGTTCTCCCCGGCCACAGACTTCGAAAGCATCCTTGCGCTGTGTTGCTTTAACCTGAAGGGAGACATTTCCCAGGACCTCTTTGTTTAACCGTTCCTGAAGATGGCGGGTCGTAAGATATTTACCATAGCGCCCTGTAAACGGACTGTTATTCACATAAAAGATCATGGATATCGTGGGTTCGTCTATCTGGATACGGGGCAGGGGTTTGGGATCATCTTCAGACGTAATCGTATCCCCGATGGCAATATTTTTAACGCCGGCAACGGCAATAATGTCACCGCACTCCACCCGGTCGGTCTGATTTCTGTGCAGGCCTTCAAAATGATAACACGCTGAAAATTTAATGCCGGTGGTCAAGCCCTCTTTTCCGTAAAGAGCATAGGTTTTATTCATTTCAAGAACACCGTTATAGAGGCGTCCCACGGCAATTTGCCCCACATAGGGATCATAATCGAGATTTGTCACCAGAAACTGGGCCGGCGCATTATCATTTGCCACAGGTGCCGGAATCGTCTTCAGAATCGTCTCAAAAAGCGGCAAAAGTGACTCAGATGAGTCCGTCAGATCCTGTTTTGCAATTCCCTGTTTTGCAATGGTATAAATAATGGGGAATTCAATCTGTTCTTCGTCCGCATCCAGGTCCAGAAAAAGATCGTACACTTCATTCAAGACCTCATCAACCCGGGCATCGGAGCGGTCAATTTTATTAATCACCAGAACAACCGGGAGTTTTTTCTCCAGTGTTTTTTTTAACACAAAGCGCGTCTGGGGAAGGGGTCCCTCACTGGCATCCACCAACAGCAACGCGCCATCGGCCAGATTCAGGCTTCGTTCCACTTCCCCGCCGAAATCCGAGTGTCCCGGTGTATCCACAATATTGATTTTAACATCCTGGAATCGCACCGATGTATTCTTGGCTGTGATGGTAATTCCCCGCTCACGCTCAAGGTCCATGGAATCCATCACGCGGTCTACCAGCTGTTGATTCTCACGGAATTCCCCACTCTGCCGTAACATTCCGTCCAGCAGCGTGGTTTTGCCATGATCCACATGCGCGATAATGGCAATATTTCTGAAATTTTCTTTTCGTTTTGTCATTTCTTCCTCTGCCCTGGTATGGACTTTTTTACCGGGCGGGAATATACATTAATCCAGGGTCATAAAGGGAGATTTAAATCCAACGGGATTATGGGTTTCAGGTTGGTTGCGTCCCACATATCCCCCCCCCCCGGGCTGAAGCCCGGGGCTATAATCTATAATCGTACATTTATATTTGTATACCGTTATCCCCGGGCTGAAGCCCGGGGCTCAATCTTTTCACGTCGATACATATCAATATCTAAACGTAAAAATGCCTAAACAACGTCTGAACGTCTAAACGTAAAAATTCTTTGGAATTTCCCGTCGATTAATCTTAAGATACGATAAATAAACGATGTGCCGGTAAATGAACCCGTTTTATCCGGATTTTGAACCGGCTGTTATTATCAACGATTATACGATGTCTTAGACAACAAAGGAACCCAGAGCATGGCCACCAGAGCACAAAAAGTCCGGCTGGGTGTTTTTCTCGTCATCACCCTGATGCTGTTGATCGTTTCATTTGTCATCATAGCCGGCCGTCAACTGATGGAAAAACGGGATATTTATTACATCCAGTATAAAAATGTATCGGTCATCGGACTCCAGGAGGGCAGTGCCGTAAAATATTATGGAATCAACATCGGCCAGGTGGACCAGATCACCATCAATAAGGATGATATCAACCAGGTAACCGTACAGATCAGCGTGAAAGAGGGAACACCCATCAAAGAAGATATGGTTGCAACATTGGTAAGTATTGGCATTACTGGAATTAAGCAGATTGAGCTGACCGGCGGGAGCAATGAATCGGATTTCCTCCCACCCGGATCCAACATTCAACCGGGAAGTTCGGCCCTGGAGGATATTACAGGAAGGGCTGAAAAGATCGCGGAGAAATTTGAATTGCTTCTGAACAACCTGAATGCCATCACCGATATCACAAACCAGCAAAAGGTAGACACTATCCTGACTCTGGTCCACATGTATCTGGAAGAAAACCGGGGACCGGTAAACCGGATGATCACTTCCCTGGATACCGCTTCTCTGGATATACGAAACCTTATCTCGGATGTCCGGAGTCTTGTGGGAACCACGCAGAGCAGCATTCTCCGCTTCGAGCAGAACCTTGTCAAGCTTGACACCATCATGAACAACACCCTGCTGTTCAGTGAAGAACTGGCTTCCGCAGATGTCCGGGGGGTAAGCGGTGAAGTCATCAACACCCTGAATAAAATCGACAGTACCCTGGAAAAAGCCGATATCCGGCGGATCTCCGAAGAGGCGGTCAACGCCCTGGTGAGTTTCAATCAAACCATCACACGTATTGATCTGATGGTGATAAAGTCACGGGAAGATCTGATCCAGTCCATTGAAACCCTGAAACAGGCAGCAGATTATCTGAACCAGTTCTCCAGGGAAATCAGTGATGACCCGTCCATTTTACTGCGTTCCAGGCGATAAAGCATATTGGGGCATAACATGAAAAAAACTATTCTTCTTTTTTTACTGATTATTCTGGCAACAGGGTGTGGATTCACCCGGGAAACCGTTATCCGGAATTATTACGTACTGGAGTATTATTCCCATACCGAAAAAGAGGAACTTTTCCTGGATGAACCTTTAAACCTTTCCCTGCAGATTAATGATGTGGTGATTCCATCCACGTACAACCGGCCGGAAATTGTGATCCGACACTTTGGTCCGCGCATCACGTATTCAGAAAATGATGTCTGGGCCACCCGCCTTACGGAAATCATCCCCAGTCTTATCAGCAAACGTATTAGTGCTTACAATATATTCCGCCGTGTTTCCCGGGATTTTCTGGATGTGCGTCCCGATTGCAATCTGACCCTTCGTGTAAACAACATTGAGCTCTATGAAACAGAAGATATACGGGCTGCCGGAATCAACATGACTTTTGTGTTCCAGGACAACCGGGAAAACAACATGTTCATCGAACACTCGGTGAATACGGAAAAAATCCTCCTGGATGATGAAGTAGAAACTTTTGTCCAGATCGTCAATGAAATCCTCCTGGAAGAAACAGATGTGCTCTTATACAAAATTCTCCGTCATTACGGCCGTCTTCCTGAAAAAGAAGCACTCCAACCCCTTACCGAACCGGCCGATTCCCTTTTACAGGAGGTCTCGGAGGGAGTCCCGGAAGGCATGGGCATCCTCCTGGTCCCCGCCCTGTCCAAAGCGGATAATGAGCCGCCTTATAAACTGTTCAGCCGGGATGGTAAGGAATATGACGGCATCCCCGGAGAGCCTCTGGCCCTGCCTGCCGGGAAATATACCATGGAATACGGCTCCGGAAGCCGCCGCCAGATGATGGAAAAGAAGGATGTCGAAATTATCCCCCGGTATAAAACCATTATCGAACCGGACTGGAGCTGCCTGATTGTGAACATTATCGATGAACGGCAGGAAGTGGTCCGGGTACGTTATGAAATTTTTGACTGGGAAACAGGTCAAACCTACGGGATCGGGATACCGGCCCGCCGGGAATATGGAGAAAAACAGCAGGTATGGATGCTGGAGCCGGGACGGTATAAAATCACCATCAACAATGAACCCTTTAACACCTACCGGAATTTTACCACCGTCTATCTGACGGAGGGAGAATTTCAGAAAATCACCCTGGTGGTGAGTACCAATCAGGACGGAACTCCCGGAGATCTTATCGGCGCCGGTGTGCTGGAAGAGGATGAACTGGCCGGGACCATCGGTCACTGGCATCTGCTGAATGCTTTTTACGGGAATGCGTCTGTCAACAGCACCAATGAAAAGAAAAAGGATGAACACGAAACCACCCTCGTGTTTAACACCCAGTTTGAGAACAAAGTCACCTATGATAACTTTCCCGTCAACTACACCCTGCGGAATCTGATTGAACTGGGGACCACCAAAACGACAGATACCGGATTCCGGATTTCCAATGATGACACCTATTTCAGAAATACATTCATTCTCTATTTCCTGGAAAATATGGGAATTTATGGTCGTTTCGACAGCGAATTGCACCTGGTAAACGAGTATGTCTATTTTTCATCACCCATCAATTACCGAAAGAAGGATCTGGCAGGAAATACGGTGGAACAAGGCCTTTCAGTGGATCAGGTAAAAACCAAGCCCTCGATTATGCCTTTGACCCTGAAAGAGGGGGTGGGTATCAACCTCCGGGCCTTTAATACCGGCCGGGTGAACCTGAATATCCGGGCAGGATTCGGACTTCGGCAGGATTATTACGATGATGTCTATCTTTTATCCACGGATATAGAAACGGCGAATGATGTATCCTACCGTCTTTTCAAAGCCCAGGAAACCCAAAAACAGCGGGGTGCAGAAGTCTCGGTCATCGGCAATTTCCAGCTTCCTCTCAACCTGACCTATTACACCAATGCCGATTTCCTATTCCCCTTCCGGAGCGACGAAGCCACAACCATTGAATGGGAAAATGTCCTCAACCTGAAACTCTTCAAATATATTTCGGTGGATTACCGTCTGCGTCTGCGCAACAAGCTGGATGAATTCGGGGAAGAATATATTGTCAATCGTCATGCACTCTTTTTGAGGATCAATTATTTTGCCCGCTAAGACTGAAAAAGCAGGCCGTTCACAGGCTGTTCACAACAGCCGGATATATGTGGAGAATTCAATCCTCCATATCGAAGGGATGCTGACCCATCAAAATATTCCTAAACTGAAAAAAAACATCCGGAAAGACCGGAAAAAACCTGTTGATCACATAGACCTGGGTAAACTGGAATACATTGACAGCACGGGAGTTGTATTTATTGACTGGCTCCGGGAGACACTTTTTCCCGGCGCGGAGGTCCGTCACGCCGGTGATAAAGTCCAAAAGGCATTAAAAACCTTCAGTACCCAACAGGTGCAGATTCCCAAACCGCCCCGTGAAGCCGGCATGTTGGAAGCCACCGGTAATATCCTCATAGAGGCCTGGAATGCGCTTCGGGATATCCTCTATCTTACATCGGAAATCATTTTGTGGTCGTTTTACGGAATTTTTACTTCCCGGGGCCGGCGAAAGGGAGCCATCCTTCAGCAAATGGTGTTAATCGGCAGCAATGCCGTGGGGATTGTGAGTTTGTTATCCATTGTTTTGGGCCTTATCCTTGCCCTTCAGTCTGCTGCCCAACTTCGGCAGTTTGGCGCCGGGATTTACATTGCGGATCTCATTGCTATTTCCATGGTTCGGGAAATGGGTCCCATGATGACAGCCATTATCATCGCCGGCCGGAGCGGTTCCTCCTTTGCCGCTGAAATATCCACCATGAAAGTGACGGAAGAACTGGATGCCCTGCGTATGATGGCCCTGAATCCCATTCAGTATGTTGTGGTCCCCAAGTTTCTGGCCATCAGTGTTTGTATGCCACTTTTGGTGATGCTCTCCATCGTCCTGGGAATTCTGGGTGGATTCATCATCGGACTGACTTACCTGGATCTTACATTCATAACCTATTTCAATCAGACCATTAATATTCTGCAACCGAAGGATTTGCTTATCGGCCTGAGCAAGAGTGTCTTTTTTTCCTGGGTGATCGTGATTATCGGCAGTTATTTTGGCTTCCAGGCGCAAGGCGGCGCCGAGGGTGTGGGAAAGGTCACGACATCCGCCGTGGTCGCCTCCATTTTTGCCGTCATCGTCTTTGATGCCATTTTTAGCCTTATTTACATGTTTTAATGCCTATGCCGGAACCTGTGATACACATACGAAACCTGACAACCCGTTTTGGGGACCGGATCATCCTGGATCAGATAAATCTGGACATATATCCTCATGAAGTCACCGTGATTCTGGGAGGAAGCGGTTGCGGGAAAACAACCCTGATGAAATCCATCACCGGGCTGGTTACGCCGGAAAAAGGGGAAATCCATATCTTTGGCAGGCCATTTACTGAATCGGATGAAAAGCACTACAAAGAGACCCTGGAACGCATCGGTGTTTTATTCCAAAACGGAGCATTGTTGAATTCCGTTACGGTGAAGGATAATGTCGCCATCCCACTGGAACAACACAGTCATCTGGATCCGGAGCTGATTGAAAAGAGTGTGGCAGTTAAGCTGCAGCTGGTGGGACTTTCCCACGCCATGCATCTTTTGCCGTCGGAACTTTCCGGGGGGATGCGGAAACGGGCGGCTCTGGCACGGGCCATTGCTTTGGATCCGGAAATCCTCTTTTGTGATGAACCCTCTGCGGGATTGGATCCCCTCTCCAGCGCCGCTTTGGACAAGCTGATTCTCACCCTGAAAGAGCAGTTCAATATGAGTATCCTGGTCGTAACCCATGAACTGGCCAGCATTCACCGGATCGCAGACCGGATTGTCTTTCTGGATGAGGGGAAAATACTCTTTACAGGCACCCTGGAGGATGCCAAATCCTGCGGGATTGACACGGTGGAAACTTTTTTTGAGACCGGCAGTTTTTAAACACCGGAAAAAGTCCTCCTTGCCATTCAATCCGTTAAATCCTATCTTTATATATAAATAGCTATTTTTTGAGGGCATCATGAAACTCATCGTAACGGGAGGGAATGGTTTCATTGGATCGGAGATCTGCCGGCAGGCAATCAGCCGGGGGATTCGCGTGGTTTCCATATCCCGCCGGGGAGCTCCAAAACGCCGGGAACCCTGGATGGAGGATGTCCTCTGGTTTAAGGCAGATATTTTTGATACCCACGCGTGGAAAGGGGTTCTGGAAAAAGGGGATCAGGTCGTCCACACGGTGGGAATCCTTCTGGAAAAGAGAAAAAAGAAGCTCACGTACGACCGGATGAATGGTGAAAGTGTGATTACCGTAGCCCACACTGCTGCAAAGGCCGGTATATCCACCTTTGCCATGATATCCGCTTCCGAT
This window of the Candidatus Neomarinimicrobiota bacterium genome carries:
- the typA gene encoding translational GTPase TypA, with amino-acid sequence MTKRKENFRNIAIIAHVDHGKTTLLDGMLRQSGEFRENQQLVDRVMDSMDLERERGITITAKNTSVRFQDVKINIVDTPGHSDFGGEVERSLNLADGALLLVDASEGPLPQTRFVLKKTLEKKLPVVLVINKIDRSDARVDEVLNEVYDLFLDLDADEEQIEFPIIYTIAKQGIAKQDLTDSSESLLPLFETILKTIPAPVANDNAPAQFLVTNLDYDPYVGQIAVGRLYNGVLEMNKTYALYGKEGLTTGIKFSACYHFEGLHRNQTDRVECGDIIAVAGVKNIAIGDTITSEDDPKPLPRIQIDEPTISMIFYVNNSPFTGRYGKYLTTRHLQERLNKEVLGNVSLQVKATQRKDAFEVCGRGELQMAILIETLRREGYELMVSKPRVITREENGQILEPVERVFIDIPEEKVGVVTEKLSERKGRMMHLENLGHGRVDMEFVIPSRGLIGFRSQFMTDTNGAGIMNTLFEGYAPWFGSIPHRTNGAILADRPGRVTAYACQGMADRGELFVEPGMEVYAGMIIGERNRSEDLPVNITREKKLTNMRASGSDNTIPLRPARKMNIDRCLEFIAGDELIEVTPQTVILRKMELDPVKRAKTRGTGTS
- a CDS encoding MlaD family protein, whose amino-acid sequence is MATRAQKVRLGVFLVITLMLLIVSFVIIAGRQLMEKRDIYYIQYKNVSVIGLQEGSAVKYYGINIGQVDQITINKDDINQVTVQISVKEGTPIKEDMVATLVSIGITGIKQIELTGGSNESDFLPPGSNIQPGSSALEDITGRAEKIAEKFELLLNNLNAITDITNQQKVDTILTLVHMYLEENRGPVNRMITSLDTASLDIRNLISDVRSLVGTTQSSILRFEQNLVKLDTIMNNTLLFSEELASADVRGVSGEVINTLNKIDSTLEKADIRRISEEAVNALVSFNQTITRIDLMVIKSREDLIQSIETLKQAADYLNQFSREISDDPSILLRSRR
- a CDS encoding ABC transporter permease, with translation MPAKTEKAGRSQAVHNSRIYVENSILHIEGMLTHQNIPKLKKNIRKDRKKPVDHIDLGKLEYIDSTGVVFIDWLRETLFPGAEVRHAGDKVQKALKTFSTQQVQIPKPPREAGMLEATGNILIEAWNALRDILYLTSEIILWSFYGIFTSRGRRKGAILQQMVLIGSNAVGIVSLLSIVLGLILALQSAAQLRQFGAGIYIADLIAISMVREMGPMMTAIIIAGRSGSSFAAEISTMKVTEELDALRMMALNPIQYVVVPKFLAISVCMPLLVMLSIVLGILGGFIIGLTYLDLTFITYFNQTINILQPKDLLIGLSKSVFFSWVIVIIGSYFGFQAQGGAEGVGKVTTSAVVASIFAVIVFDAIFSLIYMF
- a CDS encoding ATP-binding cassette domain-containing protein, yielding MPMPEPVIHIRNLTTRFGDRIILDQINLDIYPHEVTVILGGSGCGKTTLMKSITGLVTPEKGEIHIFGRPFTESDEKHYKETLERIGVLFQNGALLNSVTVKDNVAIPLEQHSHLDPELIEKSVAVKLQLVGLSHAMHLLPSELSGGMRKRAALARAIALDPEILFCDEPSAGLDPLSSAALDKLILTLKEQFNMSILVVTHELASIHRIADRIVFLDEGKILFTGTLEDAKSCGIDTVETFFETGSF